In Streptomyces dangxiongensis, one DNA window encodes the following:
- a CDS encoding M48 family metalloprotease, whose protein sequence is MTGIGVEAGAQAARSRALAVLRVRGRALAVALLPAGAAVILLTGASTGRLVGPAWDAACWTAGVLAVLVLLAAAGVGLVVARARPAVSPTVPIAEKTAPDLYRMVRDLADRLDVPVPSAIALTPDCDSWLEDRTHAAHGPPPRPVTGGPVTDGPVAPGRRRTPVAPVLVIGSPFLWWMRVGELRAVLAPVIAGTGPSAHPDIAAARRFVRGLDAAVAVASTPGRCPPVRGVCAALGWVARLLLRGCREHATLMERGVAAAAAERARTVDYGLRIVAQEQVGLAYAGWDRLLTRVALPAWRMGRWPARLDAGVVAALTELSRRDRLAEGFASRLGERPACDLLEEPGAVDEAASLLAARLFHGGPAETGPDWAPVDWQAYPEEVVDRAWRAHAARLHRVLDSLGVRPAQDGPTAPEHNGATLARVLDHLTEPAGRAAPAPATGTGALHGGEEDPDPTTERSAVLAAGLSAEVAREEGAGAAGAGAARRSAESDLWDDGCLPLFPLQPPRTARELLTDHVTAMVCCAAVDTAGAAPALDWLDGPSLLLDGERAADLTPRVLSLIEEGDPGPLRDWLAASGIRPEKPVRLV, encoded by the coding sequence GTGACCGGAATCGGTGTGGAGGCGGGCGCGCAGGCCGCGCGTTCCCGGGCGCTCGCGGTGCTGCGGGTGCGGGGCCGGGCGCTGGCCGTGGCCCTGCTGCCCGCGGGCGCCGCGGTGATCCTGCTGACCGGCGCCTCCACCGGCCGTCTCGTCGGCCCGGCCTGGGACGCCGCCTGCTGGACGGCGGGCGTGCTCGCCGTGCTGGTGCTGCTGGCCGCGGCCGGCGTCGGCCTGGTCGTCGCCCGGGCCCGCCCCGCCGTGAGCCCCACGGTGCCGATCGCGGAGAAGACCGCCCCGGACCTGTACCGGATGGTGCGCGACCTCGCCGATCGCCTGGACGTGCCGGTCCCCTCCGCCATAGCGCTCACCCCTGACTGCGATAGCTGGCTGGAGGACCGCACCCACGCGGCCCACGGCCCGCCCCCGCGTCCGGTGACCGGCGGGCCGGTGACCGACGGGCCGGTGGCCCCGGGCCGCCGCCGGACCCCGGTCGCGCCGGTCCTCGTCATCGGTTCCCCGTTCCTGTGGTGGATGCGCGTCGGCGAGCTGCGCGCGGTCCTCGCGCCGGTCATCGCCGGCACGGGCCCCTCGGCGCACCCGGACATAGCCGCCGCCCGCCGCTTCGTGCGCGGGCTGGACGCGGCCGTGGCCGTCGCTTCGACGCCGGGGCGCTGTCCGCCGGTGCGCGGGGTGTGCGCGGCCCTCGGCTGGGTGGCCCGGCTGCTGCTGCGCGGCTGCCGGGAGCACGCCACGCTGATGGAGCGCGGGGTCGCGGCGGCGGCGGCCGAGCGCGCCCGGACGGTGGACTACGGCCTGCGGATCGTCGCCCAGGAGCAGGTCGGACTCGCCTATGCCGGCTGGGACCGGCTGCTGACCAGGGTGGCGCTGCCCGCCTGGCGCATGGGCCGCTGGCCCGCCCGGCTGGACGCGGGCGTGGTGGCGGCGCTCACCGAGCTGTCCCGCCGTGACCGTCTCGCCGAGGGCTTCGCCTCCCGGCTCGGCGAGCGGCCCGCCTGTGACCTCCTGGAGGAGCCCGGCGCCGTGGACGAGGCCGCCTCGCTGCTCGCCGCCCGGCTGTTCCACGGCGGCCCGGCCGAGACCGGTCCGGACTGGGCCCCGGTGGACTGGCAGGCGTATCCGGAGGAGGTCGTGGACCGCGCCTGGCGCGCCCACGCGGCCCGTCTGCACCGCGTCCTGGACTCCCTGGGCGTCCGCCCCGCCCAGGACGGCCCCACGGCCCCCGAGCACAACGGCGCCACCCTGGCCCGCGTCCTGGACCACCTCACGGAACCGGCCGGCCGGGCCGCCCCCGCCCCCGCCACCGGCACCGGCGCCTTGCACGGCGGCGAGGAGGACCCCGATCCCACCACCGAGCGCAGCGCGGTTCTCGCCGCCGGGCTGAGCGCCGAGGTGGCCCGGGAGGAGGGTGCCGGGGCGGCAGGCGCCGGCGCGGCCCGGCGCAGCGCGGAGAGCGACCTGTGGGACGACGGCTGCCTGCCGCTCTTCCCGCTGCAACCGCCGCGCACCGCCCGCGAGCTGCTCACCGACCACGTGACGGCGATGGTGTGCTGCGCGGCCGTCGACACCGCCGGCGCGGCCCCCGCCCTGGACTGGCTGGACGGCCCGTCCCTGCTGCTGGACGGCGAGCGGGCCGCCGATCTGACGCCCAGGGTGCTGAGCCTGATCGAGGAGGGGGACCCGGGCCCGCTGCGGGACTGGCTGGCCGCGTCCGGGATACGCCCGGAGAAGCCCGTACGGCTCGTCTGA
- a CDS encoding N,N-dimethylformamidase beta subunit family domain-containing protein, producing the protein MASDHIRRWESGALAHAVTDPFGQGPVPWLRGSETYFDDTGHVVPWYVDPSPQQYTSRSGARVPAPRSAGSGPRSADDVHRQIKGFTATGAVAPGEAIDFHVTVDPPQEFSVDIYRIGHYGGDGASKITTSPRLSGIVQPPPLAADRTVSCHHWWLSWRLQVPSYWNIGAYVAVLTTVDGYRSHVPFTVRDDHPADLLLLLPDITWQAYNLYPEDGHTGASLYHAWDEHGRLLGEADAATTVSFDRPYAGAGLPLHVGHAYDFIRWAERYGYDLAYADARDLHAGRVDPTRYRGLVFPGHDEYWSVPMRRAVEDARDRGTSLVFLSANTMYWQVELGPSPSGVPDRLLTCRKRKGPGRPVLWREVDRPEQQLVGIQYAGRVPEPHPLIVRNAGHWLWEATGAHEGDPIEGLVAGEADRYFPRTPLPGHDERILLAHSPYTDNDGVLRHQETSLYRAPSGAWVFASGTFAWSPALDRPEHLDPRVQRATANLLDRICKRD; encoded by the coding sequence ATGGCCTCGGACCACATCCGCCGCTGGGAGTCCGGAGCACTCGCGCACGCCGTCACGGACCCCTTCGGCCAGGGCCCGGTGCCCTGGCTGCGCGGCAGCGAGACGTACTTCGACGACACCGGTCACGTCGTCCCCTGGTACGTCGACCCCAGCCCGCAGCAGTACACCAGCAGGTCCGGCGCGCGTGTGCCCGCGCCGCGGTCGGCCGGTTCCGGGCCCCGTTCGGCCGACGACGTGCACCGCCAGATCAAGGGCTTCACCGCCACCGGCGCGGTCGCACCCGGCGAGGCGATCGACTTCCACGTCACGGTCGACCCGCCGCAGGAGTTCAGCGTCGACATCTACCGCATCGGCCACTACGGCGGCGACGGCGCGTCCAAGATCACCACGAGCCCCCGGCTCTCCGGCATCGTCCAGCCCCCGCCGCTGGCCGCCGACCGCACGGTCTCCTGCCACCACTGGTGGCTGTCCTGGCGCCTCCAGGTGCCCTCCTACTGGAACATCGGCGCCTATGTGGCCGTCCTCACCACCGTCGACGGCTACCGCTCCCACGTGCCGTTCACGGTCCGCGACGACCACCCCGCCGACCTGCTCCTGCTGCTGCCGGACATCACCTGGCAGGCGTACAACCTCTATCCGGAGGACGGTCACACCGGCGCCAGCCTCTACCACGCCTGGGACGAGCACGGCCGTCTCCTCGGCGAGGCCGACGCGGCCACCACCGTCTCCTTCGACCGTCCGTACGCGGGCGCGGGCCTGCCCCTGCACGTCGGCCACGCCTACGACTTCATCCGCTGGGCCGAGCGCTACGGCTACGACCTCGCCTACGCCGACGCCCGTGACCTGCACGCCGGCCGCGTCGACCCCACCCGCTACCGGGGCCTGGTCTTCCCCGGCCACGACGAGTACTGGTCGGTGCCGATGCGCCGCGCCGTCGAGGACGCCCGCGACCGCGGCACCTCACTGGTGTTCCTCTCCGCCAACACCATGTACTGGCAGGTGGAGCTGGGGCCGTCCCCGTCCGGCGTCCCGGACCGGCTGCTGACCTGCCGCAAACGCAAGGGCCCCGGCCGGCCGGTGCTGTGGCGGGAGGTCGACCGGCCCGAGCAGCAGCTGGTCGGCATCCAGTACGCGGGCCGCGTCCCCGAACCGCACCCGCTGATCGTCCGCAATGCCGGCCACTGGCTGTGGGAGGCGACCGGGGCCCACGAGGGCGACCCGATCGAGGGCCTGGTCGCCGGTGAGGCGGACCGTTACTTCCCGCGCACCCCGCTGCCGGGGCACGACGAGCGGATCCTGCTCGCGCACTCGCCCTACACGGACAACGACGGCGTCCTGCGCCACCAGGAGACCTCCCTCTACCGCGCCCCCTCCGGCGCCTGGGTGTTCGCCTCCGGCACCTTCGCCTGGTCCCCGGCCCTGGACCGCCCCGAGCACCTGGATCCCCGGGTTCAGCGCGCCACGGCGAATCTGCTGGACCGTATCTGCAAGCGCGACTGA
- a CDS encoding phosphoribosylaminoimidazolesuccinocarboxamide synthase — MSGFVEKPEPIEVPGLVHLHTGKVRELYRNEAGDLVMVASDRMSAFDWVLPTQIPDKGRVLTRLSLWWFDQLRDLADHHVISTDVPEGAPADWEGRTLVCKSLRMVPVECVARGYLTGSGLLEYQESRTVCGLALPEGLVNGSELPAPIFTPATKAEVGEHDENVSYEEVARQVGADTAAQLRQATLAVYARARDIARERGIILADTKFEFGFDGDTLVLADEILTPDSSRFWPADQWQPGRAQPSYDKQFVRDWLTSPESGWDRHSELPPPPLPEKVVAATRQKYVEAYEHLTGTGWA; from the coding sequence GTGTCCGGATTCGTAGAAAAGCCCGAGCCGATCGAGGTTCCGGGCCTGGTGCACCTGCACACCGGCAAGGTGCGCGAGCTGTACCGCAACGAGGCGGGCGACCTCGTGATGGTCGCCAGCGACCGCATGTCCGCCTTCGACTGGGTGCTGCCGACCCAGATCCCCGACAAGGGCCGCGTCCTGACCCGGCTCTCCCTGTGGTGGTTCGACCAGCTACGCGACCTGGCCGACCACCACGTCATCAGCACGGACGTCCCCGAGGGCGCCCCCGCCGACTGGGAGGGCCGCACCCTGGTCTGCAAGTCGCTGCGGATGGTCCCGGTGGAGTGCGTGGCCCGCGGCTACCTCACCGGCTCCGGCCTGCTGGAGTACCAGGAGTCCCGTACGGTCTGCGGCCTCGCCCTCCCCGAGGGACTCGTGAACGGCTCGGAACTCCCCGCCCCGATCTTCACCCCGGCCACCAAGGCCGAGGTCGGCGAGCACGACGAGAACGTCTCCTACGAGGAGGTGGCCCGCCAGGTCGGCGCGGACACCGCCGCACAGCTACGCCAGGCCACGCTGGCCGTCTACGCGCGCGCCCGGGACATCGCCCGGGAGCGGGGCATCATCCTGGCGGACACGAAGTTCGAGTTCGGCTTCGACGGCGACACGCTCGTCCTCGCCGACGAGATCCTCACCCCGGACTCCTCCCGTTTCTGGCCGGCCGACCAGTGGCAGCCGGGCCGGGCGCAGCCGTCGTACGACAAGCAGTTCGTGCGCGACTGGCTGACCTCGCCGGAGTCCGGCTGGGACCGTCACAGTGAGCTGCCCCCGCCGCCGCTGCCGGAGAAGGTCGTGGCGGCCACCCGGCAGAAGTACGTGGAGGCGTACGAGCACCTGACGGGCACCGGCTGGGCATAG
- a CDS encoding response regulator transcription factor, whose amino-acid sequence MNAPVRLLLADDEHLIRGALAALLSLEDDLLVVAEAASGPEALAMARAHTPDVAVLDLQMPGADGVKVATSLRAELPGCRVLIVTGHGRPGHLKRALAAGVRGFVPKTVSAQRLAEIIRTVHAGNRYIDTELAADAISAGDSPLTAREAEVLELAADGAPVAEIAERAALSPGTVRNYLSSAVTKLGAENRHTAVRLARERGWV is encoded by the coding sequence GTGAACGCGCCGGTACGGCTGTTGCTCGCCGACGACGAGCATCTGATCCGGGGGGCGCTGGCCGCGCTGCTCTCCCTGGAGGACGATCTGCTGGTCGTCGCCGAGGCGGCCAGCGGGCCCGAGGCACTGGCCATGGCCCGGGCGCACACCCCCGACGTGGCCGTGCTCGACCTCCAGATGCCGGGCGCCGACGGTGTGAAGGTCGCCACATCCCTGCGCGCGGAACTGCCCGGCTGCCGGGTGCTGATCGTCACCGGGCACGGCCGGCCCGGGCATCTGAAACGGGCGCTCGCGGCAGGTGTGCGCGGGTTCGTCCCGAAGACCGTCAGCGCCCAGCGCCTCGCCGAGATCATCCGGACCGTGCACGCGGGAAACCGTTATATCGATACGGAGTTGGCCGCCGACGCGATCTCCGCGGGCGACTCACCACTGACCGCGCGGGAGGCCGAGGTGCTGGAGCTGGCCGCCGACGGCGCGCCCGTCGCGGAGATCGCCGAGCGGGCCGCGCTGTCCCCGGGGACCGTGCGCAACTACCTCTCCTCGGCCGTCACGAAGCTCGGCGCCGAGAACCGGCACACGGCGGTGCGTCTCGCCCGCGAGCGCGGTTGGGTATAG
- a CDS encoding sensor histidine kinase, which produces MTGWVRRWQQRQWRERSKAERVELYTVVSWYVSVWIFSLGWLLLPLVSGLGHRPGALALGVLLVLVSVLQCAASNRLTRLALDHYLGRARLPAGAHRVPAVLLGLALALVLALSALDAADPLTVRWAVAAVLLPFGLLYGLTVPVRGFLRRSAVLAVLVTGAVWLTDHDGVGLLATGLTAAFQAVFALIAFRAGAWTLSVLWEAERARETEARLAVAEERLRFGRDLHDVLGRNLSVISLKSELAVQLARRGRPEAVEQMIEVQRIAQESQREVRAVVRGYREADLGAELAGAQGVLAAAGIDCAVRAEAPGLPAEVQSALGWVVREATTNVLRHGDAGRCEVGLSVREGHVVLTVENDGVPDGPGGGGTGLAGLRERLAAVDGTLEAGVVGTGRNRFRLVADVPLTQVGGVTS; this is translated from the coding sequence ATGACGGGGTGGGTACGGCGCTGGCAGCAACGGCAGTGGCGGGAACGCAGCAAGGCCGAACGGGTCGAGCTGTACACCGTCGTCTCCTGGTACGTGTCGGTCTGGATCTTCTCCCTCGGCTGGCTGCTGCTGCCCCTGGTCTCCGGGCTCGGCCACCGGCCCGGAGCCCTCGCGCTCGGCGTCCTGCTCGTCCTCGTGTCGGTACTCCAGTGCGCGGCCTCGAACCGGCTCACCCGGCTCGCACTCGACCACTACCTGGGGCGGGCCCGGCTGCCGGCCGGCGCGCACCGCGTCCCGGCCGTCCTGCTCGGGCTGGCACTGGCGCTGGTCCTGGCCCTGTCCGCGCTGGACGCGGCCGACCCGCTGACCGTCCGCTGGGCGGTCGCCGCCGTCCTGCTGCCGTTCGGGCTGCTCTACGGACTCACCGTCCCCGTACGGGGGTTCCTGCGCCGGTCGGCGGTGCTCGCGGTGCTGGTGACGGGTGCCGTCTGGCTCACCGACCACGACGGGGTCGGCCTCCTCGCGACCGGTCTGACGGCCGCCTTCCAGGCGGTGTTCGCGCTGATCGCCTTCCGCGCCGGTGCCTGGACCCTGTCCGTGCTCTGGGAGGCGGAACGGGCCCGTGAGACCGAGGCCCGGCTGGCGGTCGCCGAGGAACGGCTGCGGTTCGGGCGGGACCTGCACGACGTGCTGGGCCGGAACCTGTCCGTGATCTCCCTCAAGAGCGAGCTGGCCGTCCAACTGGCCCGCCGCGGGCGGCCGGAGGCCGTGGAGCAGATGATCGAGGTGCAGCGCATCGCGCAGGAGTCCCAGCGGGAGGTACGGGCCGTCGTGCGGGGCTACCGCGAGGCCGACCTCGGTGCCGAACTCGCCGGCGCACAGGGGGTGCTGGCGGCGGCCGGGATCGACTGCGCGGTGCGCGCGGAGGCCCCCGGGCTGCCCGCCGAGGTGCAGTCCGCGCTCGGCTGGGTGGTGCGCGAGGCGACCACCAACGTGCTGCGGCACGGGGACGCGGGCCGGTGCGAGGTGGGACTGTCGGTGCGGGAGGGACATGTGGTGCTGACGGTGGAGAACGACGGGGTCCCGGACGGGCCGGGCGGCGGCGGCACGGGACTCGCCGGGCTGCGGGAGCGGCTGGCCGCCGTCGACGGGACCCTGGAGGCGGGCGTGGTCGGGACCGGACGGAACCGGTTCCGGCTGGTGGCGGACGTACCCCTGACCCAGGTGGGAGGAGTCACCTCGTGA